CCGACAAAACCCTGACTCTCCTCGAGCAGATCGGCCCGGAGCTGCGCCGCCTGGCCGTCATCAACCATGCCGTTTCCCCCATCATCAAAACCCTCCTGCAGGATGCGCCGGTCGAAGACGGATCCCGCGCTTCCATCACCGCCTACACCGCCAACGAGGTCCGGCTGGAAGCTGTTATGGAGAGTGCCGGCTTTCTCGTCTTGAGCGAGGCCTACCATCCTGGCTGGCGGGCCTATGCGAACGGCAGGCAGATCCCGGTCTATCAGACCAATCATCTTCTGCGCTCGGTGTTCCTGGCACCCGGCCGTTACGACATCAAATTCGTTTTCGCTCCTCAGGAATTTTTCGCCGGCGCGGCTGTCAGCGCAGCGTGCGCGGCCGCGGTCCTGCTGCTGGGCTTCCTGAGCCGTCCGCGCCGCAGAAAATAGCTCCTCCCCAAAACACAAAAGGCGGGTCACCTTTCGATGACCCGCCTTTTCAAAATCCCCCAAAATCTTTTACGCTTTAGAGACCCTTCTTCTTTTTCAACTTCTCTTTGCGCTGCTTGGCCTGCAGGGTTTCATACTTTTCCGGCATGTGGTATCTTACCCACCCCTCAGAGTACAGCGCCAGCCACTCGTCCGTCGCCCGCTCGACGCCGATGTTGTATCCGGCTTTCTGGCTCTCGATCCAGAGGTGACGATGGATTTCTTCGATGACCCGTTTGTCTTTCAATAAATCCCTGAGATCATGAATCTTCATAAAATCCTCCATTCCATTCTGACCAGTGCACTACGGGGTGAGGATGAAAGTCTCATGCGAAAGTTGTTAACTGCCCCAATTATATCCGAAAACGGCCCGATTTCAAGGCCATTCGGAATAAACTGGAACCGCCGGCGGTCACGCTAACGTTCACGGTTCCAGCTCGAGCCCGCAAATATTCTGGCGGCATAAACACCGGGAGGACGGGACCGCGCTGCCATCCGCCAAAGGGCCGTGGATAAAATTCTTACAGCTTCCGGAGCCGGCCGCACCCTCGACGAGCACGCAATCGTGATCGGCCATGCAATATTCCGGCCCCTGGAAATACTCAACCTCCGGATAACGGGAGATGATCCGGCCGTCGGCTTCATTGATCAAAAGGTGCAACCCCAGCCGGCCGTCATGAAGAATCCCGCACGCCTCCCCGACCGCGAACTGCACCACCCACGCGTGATCGATGCACGTCACCCAGTCGGTTTCGCAGGGCCGCAGGACCTTGACCTCAATGCATTGTTTCAAAGAACCGCCCCTAAGGCCATACAGGGCATGAGCTTCCGCCGTGGCTTCAGCCGTTTCCCGGGCCGTTTCCCGGGTCAGAGCGGTCGGCTCACCGGCCCGGGCATTCATGACGGAACAAGTATAGCATATCCAAACAAGGGTGAATGCCGTTGCCGGTAAAAATCGCGCGCTTCTCATACAGGGGTCTTCCGTGCGGGAAATTGCGTCATGAGGATCCCGACTTCATAAAGCGCAACCAGGGGCAGAGACATCAGCAATTGGGAGATGACATCCGGCGGGGTCACGACCGCGCTGACGATCAAAATCAGCACAATGGCGTAACGGCGTTTCTGGCGGAGGAATTCGGGCGTTGCAATGCCGATGCGCGCCAGAAACGCCAGCGCCAGCGGCAATTCAAACACGATCCCGCAGCCGATGAGCAGGGTGCCGACGTAGGAAATGTATTTCTCCACCGTGATCATGGCCTGCATCCTCGAAGAGGCGAACCCCATAAGGAACTGCAGCGACATCGGGATCAGGACAAACCACGCGAACACGGCGCCGGCCGCGAAGAACACGAACGACAACGGCCCGAAAACAGAAACAAATTTCCTTTCCGGCGCCGTCAGTCCCAGGGCGACAAATTTCCAGATCTGGTACAGGAGGACCGGCAAGGACAGAAAAAAACCGCCCAGGAAACACATCGTCAGGCGTGCGGTGAACGCTTCCTCCGGAGACGTGAAAACCAGATGACCGACGGGACGGATGACAAATTCCAGGACGGGGTCTGTCAGGGGATACGCAAAGATAACGCCGATGATGAACGCGAGAGAGGCCTTGATGATCCGGGCGCGCAATTCTTCCAGATGATCGAAGAACGATTGCGAACCGCCGGGAGAAGAAGAATGGAAAGGTGCGCCTGCCATGCCGGAAACCGGGCCTACGACCGCGGGCCCTTGTCCTTGTCGTCCAAAGGCTCTTTCACATCGCCTTCAATGTCCCTGGCCGATTTTTTGAATTCCCGCAGGGCCTTGCCGATGGCGCTGCCGATCTCCGGCAGACGTTTGGCGCCGAACAGGATCAGGACCACAACCAGGACCAAAAGCAATTCCGTGACGCCGATTCTTCCCATGGCAAACTCCCTTCAATATTGGCTTAAGCTCGTGCGCCGAAACCCTCTTCAGTCCCCACGCCCGGCAACACGCTGTATTGTATTCCCAAGAGCCGCACCGGACAAGGGAAATACCTCTCCTGTGTCAATGGGATCCGGACGCAGGAGCAGATCTCATTTGGCGGAAAGACTGCAACATCTCCCATTCCCTATCCCAGGCATGGTTATCCGGCTCCAGTTCCTTGCCTTTTTTCAACAGCTCTGCACACTTGTCAATTTCATAGAGCTGAAAGAATTTGGCCGCGTTCATGATCACCCTGGGATTGTCCGGAAATTTCTGCAAATTCTTCAGCCATAATTTCCGCGCGGTTTCATAGGTCTCTCCGTCGATCGCGGGATGCAACATTATATACGGGGACATCATCATCCCGCCCTCAAAACCCGGATGATTTTCGATAATCCAAAGAATGTGCTCCTGTTTTCGGCGACGGGAATCGTCGTCCTTCCTGAGAAAATAATAACCCAGAAGCTTGAAACGAGATTTCAGATCTTCCGGAACCGCAGCCACGCGTTTTTCCAGTTCCTGCGCCTGCGGGTCATCCACATTGGTCCCTCCAAAGGCCTCCATGGAGGTAGACATCTCTTCCATTTCGGACAGGCTAAAATTAAACATGGAATCCCTGCGTTGTGCGGTGTCGGGGAGAGCAAAGGCAAAACCTTTGGCTGAAAACGGGATGTCAGTTTCAATATCCGAAATTTCTTCGGTGATCTTCCCTTCCATATTCATACCTTCTGCCATTTTCATCTGGGTTGCCATCAGGGCCTTCATCCGGGACTTGTTAGCCTCCGTTACGTCCTCGCCCATGCTTTTCAAGGCCTCCTCAATATCCTGATCCGTGAGGTTTTCGGCTGCGCCACTCATTTTCCCCAACGGATATTCGCTCCGGAGGATCAGCAAGCGCTTTGTGGAAATCCAGAGGGTGATTTTCTGCTGCAGGGATTTGCTGTCCGCCGTGACGACATAACATTCCTCTCCGTTGACCGCCTCCTTTCTCTCTATATGGGAATTGGACAAATTGCCCAAGAGGCTCCGTTTATTGAAAAACAAAGGGGGAATCATATTGGTCGACCCGCCGGAAATCCCTGCCGCCGCCCCCAAAGCCATCTCTCCGCTCTTAAGCTCTGCATAAATATCGCCGGTCCCCATATAAATAAAGGTTCCTTCCCCGGCGTTCCAGGCCGAGCCCTGGTGTTTCTGACCGGCCGCCTCCTGGGTCCAGACGACCTTAAAAAAATCCGGCCGGCCCAGGGCCATCGTGTAATCCGTTTCCTGATCGTTTGATTTCCCCTGAAAAGTCATGCGAAACGACACCCGGCCCTTAGCCTGATAGGTCTTCAAGCTTTGGTATTGGACCTTGACCTTGTCCAAAATGACCTCCGCCGGAAGATCGGCGGACATCTCTGCTGGCTGTGCCGCCTTAGGCCCTTCCTCCGCCGCCCCGCAAATTCCGGCAGAGAAAACACTCCATCCCATCGTCATCACAACCACCAAATATTTTTTTAACATCACCCTTCCCCTTTTCAATTCTTCTGCCGCCGGGCGATGCTCCCAGACGACAGGTCAAACTTAAGAAAAAATATTTTCTAAAAAGACACAAAAAAATCTCTCTACATCCGTAAGCACGGAGACCAGGCGGTGATCCGAGGGCAAAAGGAACAACCGGGACTTGTGCTCCCTTGAAAAACGGATGGAATTCTCGACAGGGACGATATTGTCCTCCCAGCCATGCACGATATAGGTCAGCTGGGCCTTCGGAACCGGCGACTGAACGGCATATCCCGGGATGAAAAACGCCGGGGCCAGAAGGAACAGGCCGCTCACGTTCAAATGAGCCGAGGCCAACGCGGACACATATCCGCCCATGCTGGAGCCGACCAGGACCAAATTTTTACCGGCCGACGGCTTGAGCGCCAGCAGTTTTTTCACGCGCTCGTCCGGGTCCATCATCGTGGAATAATCCGGACTTTCGACGTGGAAACCTTTGTCCCGGGCGATCTTTGCCAGCGCCTGGATCTTGGTCCCCCACGGCCCGCTCTCCTTTCCATGGGCGAAATAAACAATATGATCGGGCATAAAATCTTTTACCATAATTTTCTGAATTGCGGACGGCCGTATTTATAAAAAGCCTGCGCGCAGGCCTGGCCCATTTCCCGGGTGTCGCGAAAGCCGTAGTCTTTGGCCAACTGATCGAAATCCCTGCGCCTCTGTTCGCCCTGCTGGGCATGCTCGGTTGACTCCCCGAACCCGGGGGCAAAAGAGTTGAAAACGACCCACACGACCTCCGCGCCGCAGATGTCCTGCATCTCTTCCTTGGACAGGGCCCGAATGTCCGAGGCCGGCCACACATAGACCTTGCGGACCTTTCCGGTCCGGACAAAGATCCCCCACATCATGATGCCGATCAGGAAAAACAAAAAAATCCTGCTGCCCATACCCGCTCCGGCTTAAAGGATTTCGTCCCTGAGGACGAAGAGATACCACAGATTTGCGCTGATGTGCGTACCCTGACCCTGCTCCGCCATCAAATATTTTTTGATCTCATCCCGCCTGACCAGGCAGACCTCGATGTCCTCGCCCGGCTCCAGGTCCTGGCGGGGGTCGAGGTTGGCGGGGTCTTTCTCATCCACCTCGATATAAACCGTCTGCCCGCTGTCGTCCACGATCGTGGACCCGGTCTTGAGCACCGGGCTGACGCTGACGATCCGGCCGATGTAGCCGGTCTCCTCCTTGAGCTCCACCAGCGCGTGGCGCGGATCGCCGTCGGCCAGGCCCGCCGGGAAACTCAGCACATACCCGCCGACCGCGTGACGGAACTGTTTGATCAGGATGAATTGCCGGGAAGGGACCAATTTGGCGATGATCACGACACCCGGGGTCGTCTTCTTGCGTTTGACGCTTTCCCAGGAGACGGGAACCCCGTTGCGGTCTTCATAAACCGTTTCATACATCGACAGCCATTGGCCCTGATAGAGGATTTTTTCAGAAATCTTTTTCATGTCATATTTTCACCAGGCGGCACTCTTCCTCAGCGGCACAGAGGGCGGGGGTCACGGAGACATTGTGAAAGACCGTCCACAACAACGACCGGACGGACGGGTCGACCGAAAATTCCATCATTTTTTCAATGGTGGTGATGGCCGTCCCCGGAATGGGCGTGGCCGTGAGACAATTCCTCGGGTGTGGCGTCCCGGCGGGTGACGATCTCCACCGTAAAATTCAAGCTCCGGCCGGCCATGGGATGATTGGCGTCAATGGTCACCGTGCCGTCTTTCACCTCCACGACCGTCACGAGCCGGATCGCGCCTTCGCGCTCAACCTGAAAAACATCCCCCTCTTTGACGTTCGGCGTCGGGAACTGCCCGGCGGGAACGTTGGCGATTAATGTTTGATCATAAGGGCCGTAAGCGTCCTCGCAGGCCACAAAAACGTCCTTCGACTGCCCGACCGCGAGCTCCAGCAGGGCCTTTTCCAGGCCGGGGATGATCTGCCCCACGCCTTCCATGAACGCCATGGGTTCGGTCCCGCGTGAGGATTCGATCATCTGCCCCTTATCATCCTTCAAATCATAATGGAACGAAATCACCTGCTGCGCCATCAAAGGCTCCTTTTAATGAGCACTTGACTTGCGGAGCCGATAGGCGACGCCAAGTCAACTGTGCGAATTAACCCTGCGAAGCGTGAACGAGCTTGCGAGTGAACGCCCGCGAAGCAGGGTGCGGTTAAAAAGAATTAATAAAAACTGCCCGTTTTCAGCGCCACCATTCTAACAGCTCCAATACTCTCTGTCCACTTTCCAGGAGGTCACCGAAATTTTCCTATATTTCTAAGCATGTCGCTTGCACTTTTCACTCTTTGGGGAGCGACACAGGAAAGACTAAGGATTAGGCCGACTGCTGCGCATATTAGTCCAATAATCAAATTTTTTGATTCCAATGCAAGAACAAACAGAAGCACAAAAATCAAAAGTCCT
This portion of the Candidatus Omnitrophota bacterium genome encodes:
- the tatC gene encoding twin-arginine translocase subunit TatC, giving the protein MAGAPFHSSSPGGSQSFFDHLEELRARIIKASLAFIIGVIFAYPLTDPVLEFVIRPVGHLVFTSPEEAFTARLTMCFLGGFFLSLPVLLYQIWKFVALGLTAPERKFVSVFGPLSFVFFAAGAVFAWFVLIPMSLQFLMGFASSRMQAMITVEKYISYVGTLLIGCGIVFELPLALAFLARIGIATPEFLRQKRRYAIVLILIVSAVVTPPDVISQLLMSLPLVALYEVGILMTQFPARKTPV
- a CDS encoding peptidylprolyl isomerase; the protein is MAQQVISFHYDLKDDKGQMIESSRGTEPMAFMEGVGQIIPGLEKALLELAVGQSKDVFVACEDAYGPYDQTLIANVPAGQFPTPNVKEGDVFQVEREGAIRLVTVVEVKDGTVTIDANHPMAGRSLNFTVEIVTRRDATPEELSHGHAHSGDGHHHH
- a CDS encoding twin-arginine translocase TatA/TatE family subunit; this encodes MGRIGVTELLLVLVVVLILFGAKRLPEIGSAIGKALREFKKSARDIEGDVKEPLDDKDKGPRS
- a CDS encoding NUDIX hydrolase, with the translated sequence MKKISEKILYQGQWLSMYETVYEDRNGVPVSWESVKRKKTTPGVVIIAKLVPSRQFILIKQFRHAVGGYVLSFPAGLADGDPRHALVELKEETGYIGRIVSVSPVLKTGSTIVDDSGQTVYIEVDEKDPANLDPRQDLEPGEDIEVCLVRRDEIKKYLMAEQGQGTHISANLWYLFVLRDEIL
- a CDS encoding alpha/beta hydrolase → MPDHIVYFAHGKESGPWGTKIQALAKIARDKGFHVESPDYSTMMDPDERVKKLLALKPSAGKNLVLVGSSMGGYVSALASAHLNVSGLFLLAPAFFIPGYAVQSPVPKAQLTYIVHGWEDNIVPVENSIRFSREHKSRLFLLPSDHRLVSVLTDVERFFCVFLENIFS